The proteins below are encoded in one region of Methanofollis aquaemaris:
- a CDS encoding YcdB/YcdC domain-containing protein, which yields MKKLKIITICALVCSIGAIFMSGASATSTSQEDIEGLISDQNNIVDCKDTKNKVLAFLGKKDINIEYKGVMSTCSGDMILFESEDEKLYVNSQTKSVEGVIFYKSLENSTEVQLNKEKAREIAEEYARSKYRAFSHKKMQLLRSDLLDHGDAGKEYLFVWSEIVDGILTPNYVSVSINPNTADVISYHGIERALEVGLKPEISREDAIKTAIAQFKEIEVSNVDVQLAVMYPEQDEQRLTWIVNVDGKDNGTFAQGGQVLVDAVTCEVVLVDPYL from the coding sequence ATGAAAAAGCTCAAAATAATAACTATTTGTGCTTTGGTCTGCAGTATTGGCGCTATATTTATGTCTGGAGCCAGCGCAACTTCAACCTCACAGGAGGATATCGAAGGTCTGATTAGTGACCAAAACAACATCGTTGACTGTAAAGACACAAAAAATAAGGTTCTGGCATTTCTTGGGAAAAAAGACATCAATATCGAGTACAAAGGTGTGATGTCTACTTGCTCGGGTGATATGATTCTGTTTGAATCTGAAGATGAAAAATTATACGTAAACTCTCAAACAAAATCCGTTGAAGGAGTAATATTCTACAAATCACTCGAAAATTCAACTGAAGTGCAGTTGAATAAAGAGAAAGCGCGAGAGATCGCAGAAGAGTATGCAAGGTCTAAATATAGAGCATTCTCCCACAAAAAAATGCAACTCCTCCGGTCCGATCTTCTGGATCATGGAGACGCAGGAAAAGAGTACCTTTTTGTCTGGAGTGAGATTGTCGACGGCATTTTGACTCCTAATTACGTCTCTGTCTCGATCAACCCAAACACCGCTGACGTAATTTCCTACCATGGGATAGAAAGGGCACTGGAGGTCGGTCTCAAACCCGAGATCTCCAGAGAGGATGCAATTAAAACGGCAATTGCCCAATTTAAAGAGATTGAAGTATCCAATGTGGATGTGCAGTTGGCAGTCATGTATCCAGAACAGGATGAGCAGCGCCTCACGTGGATTGTTAATGTGGATGGAAAGGATAATGGTACCTTTGCGCAGGGTGGACAGGTACTTGTTGATGCGGTGACCTGCGAGGTCGTGCTGGTTGACCCATATCTCTAA
- a CDS encoding acetyl ornithine aminotransferase family protein yields MEPLITTMPPGPRARTILERDRRVVSQSMAREYPLVIERAAGTNLWDVDGNRYLDFTAGIAVMNVGWNHPAVVEAVREQAGRLSHGAFLDFCSEVPVRYAETLVKMLPAGLDQVYFSNSGAESVEAALKLARRHTKRKYFISFYGGFHGRTYGALSLTATKVIQRKHFGPFLPVVHAPYPDPYRPFGLESVSCAVDVIRYLREEVFRTEVSPEEVAAIVVEPIQGEGGYVVPPAGFLRGLRELCDEYGILLVADEVQTGCYRTGRFLASEHEGFVPDIVCLAKALGGGMPLGATIASEEVMNWPPGSHASTFGGNNVACAAGLAVLEIMQEPGFGEHVREAGAVLLDGLRRLYEHHEIIGDVRGVGMMAGIELVEDRVSRVPARETRNRALVRAFERGLTLLPAGESVIRFSPPLVMDEEEIRAGLAVLDEAMEGL; encoded by the coding sequence ATGGAACCGCTCATCACGACCATGCCTCCTGGACCGCGTGCCCGCACCATCCTGGAGCGGGACCGGCGGGTCGTCTCCCAGTCGATGGCGCGGGAGTATCCCCTGGTCATCGAACGGGCCGCGGGCACCAACCTCTGGGACGTGGACGGGAACCGGTACCTCGACTTCACGGCCGGGATCGCCGTGATGAACGTGGGGTGGAACCACCCGGCGGTCGTCGAGGCGGTGCGAGAGCAGGCGGGCCGCCTCTCGCACGGGGCGTTCCTCGACTTCTGCTCTGAGGTGCCGGTCCGCTACGCCGAAACACTGGTGAAGATGCTCCCGGCCGGGCTCGATCAGGTCTACTTCTCCAACTCGGGTGCGGAGAGCGTGGAGGCCGCCCTCAAACTTGCCCGCCGCCACACGAAGCGGAAGTATTTCATCTCCTTCTACGGCGGTTTCCACGGCCGGACCTACGGGGCGCTCAGTCTCACGGCGACGAAGGTGATCCAGAGGAAGCACTTCGGCCCCTTCCTGCCGGTGGTCCATGCCCCATATCCCGACCCGTACCGCCCCTTCGGTCTCGAATCGGTGAGTTGCGCCGTCGACGTGATCCGGTATCTCAGGGAGGAGGTCTTCAGGACCGAGGTCTCGCCAGAGGAGGTGGCGGCCATCGTCGTCGAACCCATCCAGGGCGAGGGTGGGTATGTCGTCCCGCCGGCCGGGTTTTTGCGGGGCCTGCGGGAACTCTGCGACGAGTACGGGATCCTCCTGGTCGCCGACGAGGTGCAAACTGGGTGCTATCGAACCGGGCGGTTCCTTGCCTCCGAGCACGAAGGGTTCGTCCCCGACATTGTCTGCCTGGCCAAGGCCCTCGGCGGCGGGATGCCGCTTGGCGCCACGATCGCCTCGGAGGAGGTGATGAACTGGCCGCCCGGTTCGCATGCCAGCACCTTCGGCGGGAACAATGTGGCCTGCGCCGCGGGACTGGCGGTGCTTGAGATCATGCAGGAGCCGGGGTTCGGGGAGCATGTCAGGGAGGCCGGGGCGGTGCTCCTCGACGGACTTCGTCGGTTGTATGAACACCACGAGATTATCGGGGACGTGCGGGGGGTCGGGATGATGGCCGGGATCGAACTGGTCGAGGACCGGGTGAGCAGGGTGCCGGCGCGGGAGACCAGGAACCGCGCCCTGGTGCGGGCGTTCGAGCGGGGGCTCACCCTGCTTCCCGCAGGCGAGTCGGTGATCCGTTTCTCCCCGCCGCTCGTCATGGACGAAGAGGAGATCAGGGCCGGGCTCGCAGTCCTGGACGAGGCGATGGAAGGCCTCTGA
- a CDS encoding aldehyde dehydrogenase family protein: MKMRKVTYVSLESDEGMHASYEAALSDLESRLGHRHPLFIGGKQFTTTREFAVRSPVDQEVITGHFQQAGEEEAKAAVEVAKDAYPAWSRTDPAERVAAMRATAKVLDREVYSLAALITMEAGKTRSEAVAEVGEAVDMIRYHCDLYERADGFVVPMRPETPGATNRSVMRPHGVWAVISPFNFPLDLAAGMASAALLTGNTVVLKPASKTPLSGIRLYEAFVEGGVPDGAVNLLTGPGHPFGEVVTAHPAVDGIAFTGSREVGMWLMRTFLARQAYPKPVVAEMGSKNPCIVTGTADLEKAVEGVTRAAFGYGGQKCSATSRVYVQREVAEEFAGMLIRRAGECAVGDPRERGAFMGPLISARAKQTFEEAVARCRQDGGRVLAGGMTLEEGALARGFYVQPTVVAGLPESHPLMKHELFVPFLCVQPVASLDEAIHLSNETGYGLTAGIFAEDPGEVRSFFDGIRFGVCYANRRGGATTGAWPGVQPFGGWKASGSMGKGVGGPYYLLSFLREQAQSSRNGL; the protein is encoded by the coding sequence ATGAAGATGAGAAAAGTTACCTATGTCAGCCTGGAATCGGACGAGGGGATGCATGCTTCCTATGAGGCGGCCCTCTCAGACCTGGAGAGCCGGCTCGGCCACCGCCACCCGCTCTTCATCGGCGGGAAACAGTTTACGACGACGCGGGAGTTTGCGGTCAGGTCGCCGGTCGACCAGGAGGTGATCACCGGCCACTTCCAGCAGGCCGGCGAGGAGGAGGCGAAGGCGGCGGTCGAGGTGGCGAAAGACGCATACCCGGCATGGAGCAGGACCGACCCGGCCGAGCGGGTGGCGGCGATGCGGGCGACGGCAAAGGTCCTCGACCGCGAGGTCTACTCCCTCGCCGCCCTCATCACCATGGAGGCCGGCAAGACGCGCTCCGAGGCCGTCGCCGAGGTCGGCGAGGCCGTCGACATGATCCGGTACCACTGCGACCTCTATGAGCGGGCCGACGGGTTCGTCGTCCCGATGCGGCCCGAGACGCCCGGCGCGACGAACCGGAGCGTGATGCGTCCGCACGGCGTCTGGGCGGTCATCTCGCCCTTCAACTTCCCGCTCGACCTCGCGGCCGGGATGGCCTCGGCGGCCCTCCTCACCGGCAACACCGTCGTGCTCAAACCCGCGAGCAAGACCCCGCTCTCCGGCATCAGGCTCTATGAAGCCTTTGTCGAGGGCGGGGTGCCGGACGGCGCCGTCAACCTGCTCACCGGTCCCGGCCACCCCTTCGGCGAGGTGGTCACCGCCCATCCGGCGGTCGACGGGATCGCCTTCACGGGCTCGCGGGAGGTGGGGATGTGGCTGATGCGCACCTTCCTGGCGCGGCAGGCGTACCCCAAACCGGTGGTGGCCGAGATGGGGAGCAAGAACCCCTGTATCGTCACCGGCACGGCCGACCTGGAGAAGGCGGTCGAGGGGGTGACCCGCGCCGCCTTCGGGTACGGGGGGCAGAAGTGCAGCGCCACCTCGCGGGTCTATGTCCAGCGCGAGGTTGCCGAAGAGTTTGCCGGGATGTTGATCCGGCGGGCCGGGGAGTGCGCCGTCGGTGACCCGCGAGAACGCGGGGCATTCATGGGGCCGCTCATCTCGGCCAGGGCAAAACAGACCTTCGAGGAGGCGGTCGCCAGGTGCCGGCAGGACGGCGGGCGGGTGCTGGCCGGTGGGATGACGCTGGAGGAGGGGGCCCTGGCCCGGGGGTTCTATGTGCAGCCCACCGTCGTCGCCGGCCTCCCCGAGAGCCACCCCCTCATGAAGCACGAACTCTTCGTCCCCTTCCTTTGCGTGCAACCTGTCGCATCTCTGGATGAGGCGATTCACCTTTCCAACGAGACCGGGTACGGCCTGACCGCCGGGATCTTTGCCGAAGACCCGGGGGAGGTGCGTTCCTTCTTTGACGGGATCAGGTTCGGAGTCTGTTATGCCAACCGGCGGGGCGGGGCGACGACCGGGGCGTGGCCGGGCGTGCAACCCTTCGGCGGGTGGAAGGCAAGCGGGTCGATGGGGAAGGGCGTCGGCGGGCCGTATTATCTCCTCTCTTTCCTCCGCGAGCAGGCGCAGAGCAGCCGGAACGGCCTCTGA